A region from the Riemerella anatipestifer genome encodes:
- the rpsI gene encoding 30S ribosomal protein S9 codes for MSTVHKIGRRKTSVARVYVKSGAGKVTVNGRDVKDYFNTEVLVYKVNQPFLLTETAEQYDVSVNVFGGGITGQAEAIRLGVSRALCEINEEFRAVLKPHGLLTRDARMVERKKPGQKKARKKFQFSKR; via the coding sequence ATGTCTACAGTACACAAAATAGGAAGAAGAAAAACTTCTGTAGCTAGAGTTTATGTAAAATCTGGAGCAGGTAAGGTTACAGTAAACGGTAGAGATGTAAAAGACTACTTCAACACAGAAGTTCTTGTATATAAAGTAAACCAACCTTTCTTACTTACGGAAACTGCAGAGCAGTATGATGTTAGTGTAAATGTTTTCGGTGGAGGTATTACTGGTCAAGCAGAAGCTATTAGACTTGGGGTTTCTCGTGCTTTATGCGAGATTAACGAAGAGTTTAGAGCTGTTCTTAAGCCACACGGTCTTCTTACTAGAGACGCTAGAATGGTGGAAAGAAAGAAACCAGGACAGAAGAAAGCTAGAAAGAAATTCCAATTCTCTAAGCGTTAA
- a CDS encoding SUF system Fe-S cluster assembly protein, producing the protein MKYTDEQIAEIGEEIIKTLKTVYDPEIPVDIYELGLVYDVQISDEGKVKVVMTLTTPNCPVAESLPQEVKEKVSEVEGVNEVDLELTFEPSWTKDMMSEEARFELGML; encoded by the coding sequence ATGAAATATACAGACGAACAAATCGCAGAGATAGGAGAGGAAATCATAAAGACCCTCAAAACAGTCTATGACCCAGAAATACCTGTAGACATCTATGAATTAGGGCTAGTATACGATGTTCAAATTTCAGATGAAGGCAAAGTAAAAGTAGTTATGACACTCACTACACCTAACTGCCCCGTGGCAGAATCTCTCCCTCAAGAAGTGAAAGAAAAGGTGAGCGAAGTAGAAGGCGTAAACGAGGTAGATTTAGAACTTACCTTTGAACCTTCGTGGACAAAAGATATGATGAGCGAGGAAGCTCGATTTGAGCTAGGCATGCTATAA
- a CDS encoding 3'-5' exonuclease, translating to MIKQIPIERILFLDIETVPQEESWQNLPTEEQNLWDKKTLHQRKEEITAEDFYHQRAGVMAEFGKIICISVGMIDRNETLKIRSFAGDNEKKLLEEFGAIFNSTRLTNVILCAHNGKEFDFPWIARRFLVNGMMPPSPFQLFGKKPWEVPHLDTLELWKFGDYKSFISLELMAHIFGVPTPKDDIDGSMVSEIYYKEKDLPRIIKYCEKDVLTLANIFRKLRQEDLLSLSED from the coding sequence ATGATTAAACAAATCCCCATAGAACGAATCTTATTTCTAGATATAGAGACTGTGCCTCAAGAAGAAAGTTGGCAAAACCTCCCAACGGAAGAGCAAAATCTTTGGGATAAAAAAACCTTACATCAACGCAAGGAAGAGATAACCGCAGAGGATTTCTATCATCAAAGGGCAGGTGTAATGGCAGAATTTGGAAAAATAATCTGTATTTCCGTAGGAATGATAGACCGAAACGAAACGCTTAAAATAAGAAGTTTTGCTGGGGATAACGAAAAAAAATTATTAGAAGAATTCGGAGCTATATTCAATAGCACTCGCCTTACTAATGTTATTCTGTGTGCACATAACGGAAAAGAATTTGACTTCCCTTGGATTGCAAGAAGATTTTTAGTTAATGGCATGATGCCGCCTTCCCCATTTCAATTATTCGGAAAGAAACCTTGGGAAGTTCCGCATTTAGATACTTTGGAGCTATGGAAATTCGGAGATTATAAAAGTTTTATATCATTAGAACTAATGGCTCATATTTTTGGCGTTCCTACTCCCAAAGACGATATAGATGGTTCTATGGTTTCCGAAATTTATTACAAAGAAAAAGATTTACCTAGAATTATTAAATATTGTGAAAAAGATGTTTTAACTTTGGCGAATATTTTTAGAAAATTAAGACAAGAAGATTTATTGAGTTTGTCAGAAGACTAA
- the rplM gene encoding 50S ribosomal protein L13, with protein MNTLSYKTVSANKATANKEWVVVDAAGQPLGRLASKVAKILRGKHKTNFTPHVDCGDNVIVLNAGKVELSGNKWADKTYIWHTGYPGGQKSMTAEELRKRNSLRILEKSVKGMLPKNRLGAAILKNLYLYEGTEHKHEAQQPKVININELK; from the coding sequence GTGAATACATTAAGTTACAAGACAGTATCGGCAAACAAGGCTACCGCTAATAAAGAATGGGTTGTGGTAGATGCTGCCGGGCAACCATTAGGACGTCTAGCGTCTAAAGTTGCGAAGATTTTGAGAGGTAAGCACAAAACAAACTTTACTCCACATGTAGATTGCGGAGATAATGTAATTGTTTTGAATGCTGGGAAAGTAGAACTTTCTGGAAACAAGTGGGCAGATAAGACTTATATTTGGCACACAGGATACCCTGGTGGACAAAAGTCTATGACTGCAGAGGAGCTTAGAAAAAGAAACAGCCTAAGAATTTTAGAAAAATCTGTAAAAGGAATGCTTCCTAAAAACAGACTTGGTGCTGCTATTCTTAAAAACCTTTATCTATATGAGGGTACTGAGCACAAGCACGAAGCTCAACAGCCGAAAGTAATTAACATTAACGAATTAAAATAA
- the rpsB gene encoding 30S ribosomal protein S2: MAKVNVKDLLEAGVHFGHMTRKWNPNMAPYIFMEKNGIHIIDLHKTAVKLEEACSALEKITSAGRKVLFVATKKQAKEVVAKHASELNMPYITERWPGGMLTNFVTIRKAVKKMNAIDKMKKDGTFETLSKKERLQVDRQRANLEKNLGSIADMVRLPSAIFVVDIMREHIAVTEAKKLGIPVFAIVDTNSDPRKVDYVIPGNDDASKSIDMILGQVSAAIKEGLTQRKAEKEKSKEEKVSADKDADFDA; this comes from the coding sequence ATGGCAAAAGTAAATGTAAAAGACCTCTTAGAGGCAGGAGTACACTTCGGACATATGACTAGAAAGTGGAATCCTAACATGGCTCCATACATCTTTATGGAGAAAAATGGTATTCACATTATTGATTTACATAAAACAGCTGTAAAATTAGAAGAGGCTTGCTCTGCTTTAGAAAAAATAACTTCTGCAGGTAGAAAAGTTCTTTTCGTGGCAACTAAAAAACAAGCTAAAGAAGTTGTAGCTAAGCACGCTTCTGAGCTTAATATGCCTTACATCACTGAAAGATGGCCTGGAGGTATGCTAACTAACTTCGTTACTATCAGAAAAGCGGTTAAAAAAATGAACGCTATTGATAAAATGAAGAAAGATGGTACTTTCGAAACTTTATCTAAAAAAGAAAGATTACAAGTTGATAGACAAAGAGCTAACCTAGAGAAGAACTTAGGTTCTATCGCTGATATGGTGCGTCTTCCTTCTGCTATCTTCGTAGTAGATATTATGAGAGAGCACATTGCGGTTACAGAAGCTAAAAAACTAGGTATTCCTGTATTTGCTATCGTAGATACAAACTCTGACCCTAGAAAAGTAGATTATGTAATCCCAGGAAACGATGATGCTTCTAAATCTATCGATATGATTTTAGGACAAGTTTCTGCAGCTATCAAAGAAGGATTAACTCAGAGAAAAGCTGAAAAAGAAAAGTCTAAAGAAGAAAAGGTTTCTGCTGATAAAGATGCAGACTTTGATGCTTAA